The Amycolatopsis sp. 195334CR genome window below encodes:
- a CDS encoding NAD(P)/FAD-dependent oxidoreductase gives MRARQSAERIVIVGAGLAGLRAAERLRELAFDGEIVLIGSEPLRPYHRPALSKGFLSGAMSAADLRLQQYQELGAIWRLDTTALHLQPRRRVVHLPGGEQMTYDGLIIATGVEPKRAANIPHGHPRVVVMRTLSDAQRLQKNLAGTRGPVAVIGGGFTGCEIASSLREMDREVTLIGRSKNLMGNVLGEDLGERLTQLHRDHGVRLALGSSIQDWLPGHTGMGIRLSDGQMLVASCVVAAVGTVPAVSWLRGAGLRISDGVVCESTCHVVGADDVVAAGDVAQWPNLRFDAVPRRVEHWLNAIEMGRAAAENLLAGPAAAKPFTPMPRFWSEQHGVRIQAAGVPKLGTDTVALSPPAGGGRTVTGYVRDGRLLGVVGMNSPSAVLAWAADLDRQCPVPGELEVPDRPEFSTGEMSRARILAGR, from the coding sequence ATGAGAGCCAGACAATCCGCCGAGCGCATCGTCATCGTCGGTGCGGGCCTGGCCGGGCTGCGCGCCGCCGAGCGCCTGCGCGAACTGGCCTTCGACGGCGAGATCGTGCTGATCGGCAGTGAACCGCTGCGGCCGTACCACCGCCCCGCGCTGTCCAAGGGTTTCCTCAGCGGCGCGATGAGCGCGGCCGACCTGCGGTTGCAGCAGTACCAGGAACTGGGCGCCATCTGGCGGCTCGACACCACCGCGCTGCACCTGCAGCCGCGCCGCCGGGTGGTCCACCTGCCCGGCGGCGAGCAGATGACCTACGACGGCCTGATCATCGCCACCGGCGTGGAACCCAAGCGGGCGGCCAACATCCCGCACGGGCACCCGCGCGTGGTGGTGATGCGCACGCTGTCCGACGCGCAGCGGCTGCAGAAGAACCTGGCCGGCACGCGCGGCCCGGTCGCGGTGATCGGCGGTGGCTTCACCGGCTGCGAGATCGCCTCCAGCCTGCGCGAGATGGACCGCGAGGTGACGCTGATCGGCCGGTCGAAGAACCTGATGGGCAACGTGCTCGGCGAGGACCTCGGCGAGCGGCTGACCCAGTTGCACCGCGACCACGGCGTCCGGCTGGCGCTGGGCAGTTCGATCCAGGACTGGCTGCCCGGGCACACCGGGATGGGCATCCGGCTCTCCGACGGGCAGATGCTCGTCGCCTCCTGCGTGGTGGCGGCGGTCGGCACGGTGCCCGCGGTGTCGTGGCTGCGCGGCGCCGGGCTCCGGATCTCGGACGGGGTGGTGTGCGAATCCACCTGCCACGTGGTCGGTGCGGACGACGTGGTCGCCGCCGGGGACGTGGCGCAGTGGCCCAACCTGCGCTTCGACGCCGTGCCGCGGCGCGTGGAGCACTGGCTCAACGCGATCGAGATGGGCCGCGCCGCCGCGGAGAACCTGCTCGCCGGACCGGCCGCGGCCAAGCCGTTCACGCCGATGCCGCGGTTCTGGTCCGAGCAGCACGGGGTCCGCATCCAGGCCGCCGGGGTGCCGAAGCTCGGCACCGACACGGTGGCCCTCAGTCCACCCGCCGGGGGCGGCCGGACCGTGACCGGATATGTCCGGGACGGCCGCCTGCTCGGCGTGGTCGGGATGAACAGCCCGTCGGCGGTGCTGGCCTGGGCGGCGGACCTGGACCGGCAGTGCCCGGTGCCGGGTGAGCTCGAAGTGCCGGACCGGCCGGAGTTCAGCACGGGTGAGATGAGCCGCGCGAGGATCCTCGCCGGCCGGTGA
- a CDS encoding sigma-70 family RNA polymerase sigma factor, whose translation MEMTRNGPDEELVTMLYHQFRERLFSHVLRLTNYDRQWTEDVVQETLIRAWQNSATLTREPGMLRGWLLTVARRIVIDGWRSRQARPQEVELLRPEMAGCPDETDQSLSVMVIVDVISRLSNEQRAAIYQTYVKGHTVREAAKILQVPEGTVKSRLHKSMRLIRNALQEWT comes from the coding sequence ATGGAAATGACCCGAAATGGTCCGGACGAAGAGCTGGTGACGATGCTGTATCACCAGTTCCGCGAGAGACTTTTCAGCCACGTACTACGACTGACGAATTATGACCGGCAGTGGACAGAGGACGTTGTGCAGGAGACGCTGATCCGCGCCTGGCAGAACTCCGCCACGCTGACCAGGGAACCTGGCATGCTCCGGGGCTGGTTGCTGACCGTCGCGCGGCGCATCGTCATCGACGGCTGGCGCTCGCGGCAGGCCCGGCCGCAGGAAGTGGAACTGCTCCGCCCGGAAATGGCGGGCTGCCCGGACGAGACCGACCAATCCCTTTCGGTGATGGTCATAGTCGATGTCATCAGCAGGCTGAGCAATGAGCAGCGCGCGGCGATTTATCAAACGTATGTGAAAGGTCACACCGTGCGCGAGGCGGCGAAGATTCTGCAGGTTCCGGAAGGCACCGTGAAATCGCGTCTGCACAAGTCCATGCGACTGATCAGGAATGCACTGCAGGAGTGGACCTGA
- a CDS encoding DUF4142 domain-containing protein, whose product MANPARSRHAVTPRSRRLLSLLAASVVFSLLFGASPAFAQQELAPTDEEILVKVRLAGLWEGPISKLISERTTNPKVKDVGGHLSDEHAVLDGEVQKTAAQVGVSLPSQPTAQQQGWMDEISGKTGAEADRTYVNLARAAHGTVFPLVATVRATTKNDAIRSFAQKAVNAVMRHMTLLESTGLARADSLTGATASSATPAAAGVANNVAGSRPVTTTGAEATDEIGFGGVVLGVLAGLVAIAATLGLVRWFGAYRRGSRHASD is encoded by the coding sequence ATGGCCAACCCCGCCCGGTCCCGGCACGCGGTGACACCGCGCTCACGCCGGCTGCTGTCCCTGCTCGCCGCGAGCGTGGTGTTCTCCTTGCTGTTCGGCGCTTCCCCGGCGTTCGCGCAGCAGGAACTGGCGCCGACCGACGAGGAGATCCTGGTCAAGGTGCGGCTCGCCGGGCTGTGGGAGGGCCCGATCAGCAAGCTGATCTCCGAGCGCACCACCAATCCGAAGGTCAAGGACGTCGGCGGGCACCTGTCCGACGAGCACGCGGTGCTCGACGGCGAAGTGCAGAAGACCGCCGCCCAGGTCGGCGTCAGCCTGCCCAGCCAGCCCACCGCGCAGCAGCAGGGCTGGATGGACGAGATCTCCGGCAAGACCGGCGCCGAGGCCGACCGCACCTACGTGAACCTGGCCCGCGCCGCGCACGGCACCGTCTTCCCGCTCGTCGCCACCGTGCGCGCGACCACCAAGAACGACGCGATCCGCTCCTTCGCGCAGAAGGCGGTCAACGCGGTGATGCGCCACATGACCCTGCTGGAGAGCACGGGACTGGCCAGGGCCGATTCGCTGACCGGTGCCACCGCCTCCTCGGCCACCCCGGCCGCGGCGGGCGTGGCGAACAACGTGGCCGGTTCGCGGCCGGTGACCACCACCGGCGCCGAGGCCACGGACGAGATCGGCTTCGGCGGGGTGGTGCTCGGCGTGCTGGCCGGACTGGTGGCCATCGCCGCCACGCTCGGCCTGGTGCGCTGGTTCGGCGCCTACCGCCGCGGCTCCCGCCACGCCAGCGATTAG
- a CDS encoding DUF1996 domain-containing protein, translated as MARDRFQGRHRVSRKAKLTTGGIGLAVLTVGALAVFTTTGSPPEASADSPDQSQFVDITTVEPNVNEPDAQQDASTGTSTVDCGRNENGHFNPDNFIAQPGVRNGAQHLHDYVGNLSTDADSNNQSLQAAGTTCANGDKSAYFWPVVRIDTEGDSEEEQQQDNAEEAQAEEAGRGGAQNQDGRQVGQRGAQNGQNDGQNGDQAQDDQGDGQAPGDQNQGDQNGGQNQDAQDQGAQGQQDQQGQDQDGEGQQGQGGQDGQGDQGQNGQDQGGQGDQGQNEQGQDGQGQDGQGGQNQDGQNQGDQGQDGQGEGQGGQDQGQGDQGQGGNEDEALPPQDENGELPGNEGEIQRPSVVDITFRGSPVTEVEAMPKFLRVLYGDAKVSTNGPANAQESWTCTGFEDQVRIDKYTICPEGSDVMRVHDFPSCWDGQNIDSENHRDHIVYPNENGQCEDGFTAVPQLRISLTYEIPREVQLAGQYKVDAFPEEDHNPLSDHDDFANVMSNAIMTRVVDCINSGRTCNE; from the coding sequence ATGGCCCGAGACCGCTTCCAGGGAAGGCACCGCGTCTCCCGCAAAGCCAAACTGACCACCGGCGGCATCGGCCTCGCGGTGCTCACGGTCGGTGCGCTGGCCGTTTTCACGACCACGGGCTCACCCCCGGAGGCCAGTGCCGACAGCCCCGACCAGAGCCAGTTCGTCGACATCACCACCGTCGAACCGAACGTGAACGAACCGGACGCCCAGCAGGATGCCTCCACCGGCACCTCCACCGTCGACTGCGGCCGCAACGAGAACGGGCACTTCAACCCGGACAACTTCATCGCCCAGCCCGGTGTCCGCAACGGCGCCCAGCACCTGCACGACTACGTCGGCAACCTGTCCACCGACGCCGACTCGAACAACCAGAGCCTCCAGGCCGCGGGCACCACCTGCGCCAACGGCGACAAGTCCGCCTACTTCTGGCCGGTCGTCCGCATCGACACCGAGGGCGACAGCGAGGAGGAGCAGCAGCAGGACAACGCCGAGGAGGCGCAGGCCGAAGAGGCCGGACGCGGCGGCGCCCAGAACCAGGACGGCAGGCAAGTCGGCCAGCGCGGCGCCCAGAACGGCCAGAACGACGGCCAGAACGGCGACCAGGCCCAGGACGACCAGGGCGACGGCCAGGCCCCGGGCGACCAGAACCAGGGCGACCAGAACGGTGGCCAGAACCAGGACGCCCAGGACCAAGGCGCCCAGGGCCAGCAGGACCAGCAGGGTCAGGACCAGGACGGCGAAGGCCAGCAGGGTCAAGGCGGCCAGGACGGCCAGGGTGACCAGGGCCAGAACGGTCAGGACCAAGGTGGCCAGGGCGACCAAGGCCAGAACGAGCAGGGCCAGGACGGGCAGGGCCAGGACGGCCAAGGTGGCCAGAACCAGGACGGCCAGAACCAGGGCGACCAAGGCCAGGACGGCCAAGGCGAGGGCCAGGGTGGCCAGGACCAGGGCCAAGGTGACCAGGGTCAGGGCGGCAACGAGGACGAAGCCCTGCCCCCGCAGGACGAGAACGGGGAGCTCCCCGGCAACGAGGGCGAGATCCAGCGCCCCTCCGTCGTCGACATCACGTTCCGCGGCAGTCCGGTGACCGAGGTCGAGGCGATGCCCAAGTTCCTCCGCGTGCTCTACGGCGACGCCAAGGTGTCCACCAACGGCCCCGCCAATGCCCAGGAGTCGTGGACCTGCACCGGCTTCGAGGACCAGGTGCGCATCGACAAGTACACCATCTGCCCCGAGGGCAGCGACGTGATGCGCGTCCACGACTTCCCGAGCTGCTGGGACGGCCAGAACATCGACAGCGAGAACCACCGCGACCACATCGTCTACCCCAACGAGAACGGACAGTGCGAGGACGGCTTCACCGCCGTGCCGCAGCTGCGGATCAGCCTGACCTACGAGATCCCCCGCGAGGTCCAGCTCGCCGGTCAGTACAAAGTGGACGCTTTCCCGGAGGAGGACCACAACCCCCTCTCCGACCACGACGACTTCGCCAACGTGATGTCGAACGCGATCATGACCCGGGTCGTGGACTGCATCAACTCCGGCCGCACCTGCAACGAGTAG
- a CDS encoding zf-HC2 domain-containing protein, with translation MYSRHSALAAYALDALDESGARKFERHLTRCGRCRGELTEYAEAGIFGVLRDAAETGMLNPLLDAIPHQRTPAEAPDVRGAADARGTEPVPLRRRLLSCRSRLRRVLLLVSR, from the coding sequence ATGTATTCACGGCATTCCGCGCTCGCGGCCTACGCACTGGACGCACTGGACGAGAGCGGAGCCAGGAAATTCGAGCGGCATTTGACGCGCTGCGGGCGCTGCCGGGGCGAACTGACCGAGTACGCGGAGGCCGGGATCTTCGGCGTGCTCCGCGACGCGGCGGAGACCGGCATGCTCAACCCGTTGCTGGACGCCATTCCCCACCAGCGGACACCGGCGGAAGCACCGGACGTGCGCGGGGCAGCCGATGCGCGCGGGACCGAACCGGTGCCGCTGCGGCGCCGGCTGCTGTCCTGCCGGTCGCGGCTGCGGCGCGTGCTGCTCCTGGTGAGCAGGTGA
- a CDS encoding ferredoxin: protein MPDPLLLQAATSPHDAGVREMAALSARMAYVAMCLTLCWGVFTATGWVRRLSGHHALRGGHQMLASFTIATGVTHAAAFPFLDDIDFGLTKVLIPFADGGLARHALGIIGLELMVAIALTAGLHRTVKYLNWLRFHQLAYPAVAMTVVHAWFGAAANGNLSLLWLGGITLLAPALTLSVLRLMPPKHLVRIGLLDAPPVGPSKPGKAVVMRVSVDNQRCRRYGICQQEAPDVFQLREDGRLRYTRNPNAGQNDQAQAAARACPMRAIQLQGVDQ from the coding sequence ATGCCCGACCCCCTGCTCCTGCAGGCCGCCACTTCCCCGCACGACGCCGGTGTCCGTGAGATGGCCGCCCTGTCCGCCAGGATGGCCTACGTCGCGATGTGCCTGACCCTGTGCTGGGGCGTGTTCACCGCCACCGGCTGGGTGCGCCGGCTCTCCGGGCACCACGCCCTGCGCGGCGGCCACCAGATGCTCGCTTCGTTCACCATCGCCACCGGGGTCACCCACGCGGCCGCGTTCCCCTTCCTCGACGACATCGACTTCGGCCTGACCAAGGTGCTGATCCCGTTCGCCGACGGCGGGCTGGCCCGGCACGCGCTGGGCATCATCGGCCTGGAGCTGATGGTCGCCATCGCGCTGACCGCCGGACTGCACCGGACGGTGAAGTACCTGAACTGGCTGCGGTTCCACCAGCTGGCCTACCCGGCGGTGGCGATGACCGTGGTGCACGCCTGGTTCGGCGCCGCGGCCAACGGCAACCTGTCCCTGCTGTGGCTGGGCGGCATCACGCTGCTCGCCCCGGCGCTCACGCTCAGCGTGCTGCGCCTGATGCCGCCGAAGCACCTGGTGCGCATCGGCCTGCTCGACGCGCCGCCGGTCGGCCCGTCGAAACCGGGCAAGGCGGTGGTGATGCGGGTCAGCGTGGACAACCAGCGCTGCCGCCGGTACGGCATCTGCCAGCAGGAAGCCCCCGACGTCTTCCAGCTCCGCGAGGACGGGCGCCTGCGCTACACCCGCAATCCGAACGCCGGGCAGAACGACCAGGCGCAGGCCGCCGCTCGTGCCTGCCCGATGCGCGCCATCCAGCTCCAGGGGGTCGACCAATGA